From Tripterygium wilfordii isolate XIE 37 chromosome 16, ASM1340144v1, whole genome shotgun sequence, one genomic window encodes:
- the LOC119980421 gene encoding uncharacterized protein LOC119980421, with amino-acid sequence MDKLLDFGRKALFYVRVLSGYEERRIRSYRLQIEAHLRQAKERKEALRRIPEQTVLAEVRRMVEEMQTVNRRLEETEAAIDEYFKPIDKEAEILMKIQLEGEEKSMKEMMKTMQTQALLEKAEAEKISNALHEDANPHKEDPESTTQQHAQMR; translated from the exons ATGGATAAGTTACTGGACTTTGGAAGGAAAGCGCTATTCTACGTTAGGGTTCTTTCTGGATACGAGGAGCGGAGAATCCGGAGCTACAGATTGCAGATTGAGGCTCATCTCCGACAG gcaaaagaaaggaaggaagcCTTAAGACGGATCCCAGAGCAGACTGTGCTAGCAGAGGTTCGCCGTATGGTAGAGGAGATGCAAACCGTAAATAGGAGGCTAGAAGAAACT GAAGCTGCCATTGACGAGTATTTCAAGCCAATTGACAAGGAAGCCGAAATTCTAATGAAAATTCAGCTGGAAGGAGAGGAGAAGTCAATGAAGGAGATGATGAAGACTATGCAAACACAGGCTTTGCTTGAGAAAGCTGAGGctgaaaaaatttcaaatgcaCTACATGAAGACGCTAACCCACATAAGGAGGATCCTGAATCCACCACTCAACAGCATGCTCAGATGAGATGA